The uncultured Paludibaculum sp. sequence TGCGAGTGCCCACGTGAGTGACGAACAAGGCGCTACGGAGCGCCTGAGATCGACGAAGAGGTCTGAGTCGTGTTCTCCACTGAGTGGCGGGCGGTCTTGTCCGTCCGACGGGCCAGGGCCAGCAATCCGACGCAACCCGCGAACAGGAAGCCGGAAAGCAGCATGGCCGGCAAGACCACCTGCCGATGGCCAGCCAGCCATGACTCCACGGAGGCCATCAGCAGCCACACCTGGACCACCAGGAGTACAACGAGTAGCAGCATCGCGCCATCCATCGCGCGGGCCGCCCGCTTGCGGGTGGGAGAGTCGTAGAACGCCATCGCTAATCCCCCTCTCCAAAGACCGACATTCCCGTGGCGATGAGCTTCCCGCCGTTCGACTCCAGATTGACTCTTGGCAACGGCCTAGGCGGCGGACCCTGGATGACGTGCCCGTCGTCAATGGAAAAGGACCCATTGTGGCACGGGCATTCCAGCACATTCTTTTCCTCCGAGTAGATCACCGCGCAGGACAGGTGCGTACATTTCTGGCTGTAGGCCACATACTTGGCTTCGCTGATGCGCACCAGCAAGCAGTTGTCGTTCGGACCCGGGTACTGGAAGACCTTTGCAGCACCTATGGCCAGATCGCCTTCCGCCGCCACTTCCTTGCGCGGCCACACAATCGCTTGGGCCTTCGACATCCAATCCTTGGCCATCAGCCAGATCTGCCCGGCGAACATCGCTCCGCTGGTCAACACCAGGAACTTGCCGAACTGCCTGCGCTCCACGTAGGACTGCTCCGACGAGGATACTGAGAACTCCTCGCGCCACAGCCCCTCTTCCCTGGGACAGCGATCTTTGCCGTTGCTCATTCCTCGGGCCTCCACATGTCGTGAATCACATCCACTTCCAGCGCGTCGTCACCTGGCGGCAAATACATGAACACCTTGGTCTTCACTTCCTGATTGCCGAAACGGAACGTATTCACCGGCTCGTCCCGGCGCAGCCGTGCGGCCTCGTCCGGCGTCACGTACATGAGGGCCTGGGAAGGGCACACGGTCGCACACATGGGCCGCAGACCCACGGAAGTGCGGTCGTAGCACATATCGCACTTCATCATCAGCTCCATCTCAATCTGCATTTTGGGTACACCGAACGGGCAGGCCAGGACGCAGTTGGAGCAGGCGATGCAGCGCGGTTTCAGGGCACTTCGTACCACGCCGTCCTCGCCCTTCTTGATCGCGTCGGCCGGACAAGCCTGGGCGCAGGTCGGATCCTCGCAGTGCATGCAAACCATCGGCGTCGAAGCCGTGGTCCACTCACGGTCTATAAAGTCCAGATGGATCATCGACACGCCGCGATGCGTACCGCACTCCCCACACGCGTTCACACAGCTCTGACAGCCGATGCAGCGGGAGGGATCGACGTAGAATTCGAAGCCGTGCAAGTCAGCGCCCTCCCAACACTTTCAGGTGGCCGGTTGATGTCATCCCCGCCGGCGTCTCCGCCTTTGCGATGCGGCAGGCCGAGTTTTTGTACTCCGGGATTTTGCTGCGTGGATCCAGAGTGCGGTGGGTGAGGTTGTTTGCGCTCTTGCGGCCCGGCCAGTGGTAGGGGATGAACACGGTGTCCGGCCGAATCGTTCGCACCACCAGCGCCGGCAGTGTCACGGAGGACCGCCGGGAGGTGACGGTGACCAGATCGCCGTTCGAGATCCCATGCTTGGCGGCGAGTTCCGGATGCAGCTCGGCCTGGGGCTCGGGATACTGGTCGACCAGCGGGCCGATGCGGCGAGTCTGGGTGCCGGAGAGAAACTGGCTCACAACACGCCCCGTCGTCAGATGCAACGGGTAGTCGTTGTCGAGCGGATCCCCACCGGGCTTGACCTCGGCAACGAGAAAGTGCGCTTTGCCATCCGGATGCTTGAAGTGGCCGCCTTCGAAGAGGCGCGGAGTTCCGGGATGGTCCTCTGACGGGACGGGCCAGAACAGTCCCATCTGCTGTTCGAGACGTTCCCAGGTGATGCCTGAGTAGTCCGCGGTTCCACCCTTTGATGCCAGGCGCAGCTCTTCGAAGATCTCGCGGGTGGAGGGGAACGGGAAGTACTCGCCCTTGCCTAAGCGGTGAGCCAGGTCGACGATGATTCGGGCATCACCGCGCGCGTTGCCCGGCGGGTCCACCGCCTTGTTGATTTTGATGACGCGTCCCTCGCCCGAGCAGACGACGCCTTCCTCCTCTTCCTGCAAGCTGCCGGCCAGAACGACATCGGCGTGATGAGCGGTCTCGGAAAGGAAGAAATCAATGATGCCGAAGAATTCGAGTTTGTTGAGGGCCTCACGGATGTAGCCGGCATCGGGGAGCGAGACGAGAGGATTGAAGCAGATGGAGAGTAGTCCCTTGATTTCGCCGCGATGAATCGCTTCGACGATCTCCATCGCTGTCAGCCCGACATGCGGCAGGCTGTCTGGATGCACACCCCACACCTTCCCGATGTATTCGCGCGCTGCCGGATCCTCGATGTGACGCTGTCCGGGCAACTGGTCGCACTTCTGACCGTGCTCGCGGCCGCCTTGCCCGTTTCCCTGTCCGGTGATCATGTTCGGGCCGGCGCCTTTGCGTCCGATGTTGCCCGTGGCCAGGCAGAGGTTGAGCACCGAGAGAACGTTCTCCACGCCGTGCGAATGATGTTCGATACCGCGCGCGTGCAGCGCCATCGCGCGCTCGGCGGTACCAAACCATCTGGCGGCTTTCTCGATCGACTCGGGCGGTACCCCAGTTACTTCCGCAGTGCGACGCGGGTCCCACTGCTTTACGTACTCCGCAACTTCATCGAAGCC is a genomic window containing:
- a CDS encoding DUF6755 family protein — translated: MAFYDSPTRKRAARAMDGAMLLLVVLLVVQVWLLMASVESWLAGHRQVVLPAMLLSGFLFAGCVGLLALARRTDKTARHSVENTTQTSSSISGAP
- a CDS encoding 4Fe-4S dicluster domain-containing protein; translation: MHGFEFYVDPSRCIGCQSCVNACGECGTHRGVSMIHLDFIDREWTTASTPMVCMHCEDPTCAQACPADAIKKGEDGVVRSALKPRCIACSNCVLACPFGVPKMQIEMELMMKCDMCYDRTSVGLRPMCATVCPSQALMYVTPDEAARLRRDEPVNTFRFGNQEVKTKVFMYLPPGDDALEVDVIHDMWRPEE
- a CDS encoding molybdopterin oxidoreductase family protein; this translates as MAKPPLPIEELGRLYGPTLKYAPPGGWTQSASHSDDRIVKTHCCFCGQQCGIQLRVRQNEVVGFEPWEEFPFNRGMLCPKGVKRYLQGSHPDRLLDPLIRTAGGFRKASWDEALDTTAQRLRAIQTQHGPDSVAVLGGASLISEKSYLLGKFARVALGTRHIDYNGRLCMVSAGTAYKLALGVDRNPNPWSDIPEAQVVLVAGSNVAECFPITTDYLWRMRDNGGKLIIADPRRTPIARNADLYLPVKPGTDVALFAGILHVVLREGLEDREFIEHHTTGFDEVAEYVKQWDPRRTAEVTGVPPESIEKAARWFGTAERAMALHARGIEHHSHGVENVLSVLNLCLATGNIGRKGAGPNMITGQGNGQGGREHGQKCDQLPGQRHIEDPAAREYIGKVWGVHPDSLPHVGLTAMEIVEAIHRGEIKGLLSICFNPLVSLPDAGYIREALNKLEFFGIIDFFLSETAHHADVVLAGSLQEEEEGVVCSGEGRVIKINKAVDPPGNARGDARIIVDLAHRLGKGEYFPFPSTREIFEELRLASKGGTADYSGITWERLEQQMGLFWPVPSEDHPGTPRLFEGGHFKHPDGKAHFLVAEVKPGGDPLDNDYPLHLTTGRVVSQFLSGTQTRRIGPLVDQYPEPQAELHPELAAKHGISNGDLVTVTSRRSSVTLPALVVRTIRPDTVFIPYHWPGRKSANNLTHRTLDPRSKIPEYKNSACRIAKAETPAGMTSTGHLKVLGGR
- a CDS encoding ubiquinol-cytochrome c reductase iron-sulfur subunit, yielding MSNGKDRCPREEGLWREEFSVSSSEQSYVERRQFGKFLVLTSGAMFAGQIWLMAKDWMSKAQAIVWPRKEVAAEGDLAIGAAKVFQYPGPNDNCLLVRISEAKYVAYSQKCTHLSCAVIYSEEKNVLECPCHNGSFSIDDGHVIQGPPPRPLPRVNLESNGGKLIATGMSVFGEGD